One Chitinispirillum alkaliphilum genomic region harbors:
- a CDS encoding transposase, translating to MLCIGKDRKAKTLLRFFHDFGKERTERIRVICSDMWKPYLKVIAKKAVNAVNVLDRFHIMKMFNDALDKVRREESAKLSKDGYEPVLKNTRWLLAKRPENLTDKQRPRLKELLSYNIKSVRAYLLREDFQQFWEYVSPTWAMKFLNSWIRT from the coding sequence CTGTTATGTATTGGTAAAGACAGGAAAGCGAAAACGCTTTTGCGATTTTTCCACGATTTTGGGAAAGAACGTACTGAACGAATAAGAGTCATCTGTTCGGATATGTGGAAACCATACCTTAAGGTTATAGCAAAAAAAGCTGTGAATGCAGTAAATGTCCTTGACAGGTTTCATATAATGAAGATGTTTAATGATGCCTTGGACAAGGTTCGCAGGGAAGAGAGTGCCAAACTTTCAAAGGATGGCTATGAACCTGTTTTAAAAAACACACGCTGGTTATTGGCAAAACGCCCGGAAAACCTTACCGATAAACAACGGCCCCGCTTAAAGGAACTATTGAGCTATAATATCAAATCTGTCCGTGCTTATCTGCTGCGGGAGGATTTTCAACAATTCTGGGAATATGTGTCTCCGACATGGGCTATGAAGTTCCTTAATTCATGGATCCGTACATGA